A single genomic interval of Roseomonas aeriglobus harbors:
- a CDS encoding multidrug efflux MFS transporter — protein sequence MASAALATGRPAPGERADLTAWLAVAAGTLGALMATLDISIVNSALPTIQGEIGASGTEGTWIATAYLVAEIVIIPMAAWLQRLLGLRTFLLIAAGLFTAFSVLCGISTNLTMMIIGRIGQGFTGGAMIPTAQTIIAQRLPPAQQPVGIAAFGVTAIMGPVLGPLVGGWLTENISWHYAFFINVPICAILITLLLVGLPHEKAKPELLGEADWIGIAGLALGLGGLTVFLEDGQREQWFSSELIRWMFAITIIGFGMIAWGQVFAKSPIVKLKLLRDRQFGAVILMGIVLGVVLYGTSYAIPQFLAAIAGYNALQAGKVVLLSGIPSLFMMAIVPILLKRVDIRIAVAAGLFIMGFSALLDATLTAGSAGGDFTESQLLRGVGQILGMLFLSQAVVRSVPPEEAGDASGLFNAARNLGGSFALAGISVLQDQRMWFHSRRLEETLNANSADVQAYVGGLGAAVGDQAAGLRLLSQQIQLQALTMTYNDIFWIMGVGTLAVLPLVLFLRPLPKGAGPAMVH from the coding sequence ATGGCCAGCGCCGCCCTGGCCACCGGCCGCCCGGCACCGGGCGAACGCGCGGACCTGACCGCCTGGCTCGCGGTCGCTGCCGGCACGCTCGGCGCGCTGATGGCGACGCTCGACATCTCGATCGTCAATTCCGCCCTGCCGACCATCCAGGGCGAAATCGGCGCGAGCGGGACGGAGGGGACGTGGATCGCCACCGCCTATCTGGTGGCCGAGATCGTCATCATCCCGATGGCCGCCTGGCTGCAGCGGCTGCTCGGCCTGCGCACCTTCCTGTTGATCGCCGCCGGGCTGTTCACGGCGTTCTCCGTTCTCTGCGGCATTTCGACCAACCTGACGATGATGATCATCGGTCGGATCGGGCAGGGGTTCACCGGTGGCGCGATGATCCCGACCGCGCAGACAATCATCGCCCAGCGCCTGCCCCCGGCGCAGCAACCGGTCGGCATCGCCGCATTCGGCGTGACCGCGATCATGGGCCCGGTGCTGGGGCCTCTGGTCGGTGGGTGGCTGACCGAGAATATCAGCTGGCACTATGCCTTTTTCATCAACGTGCCGATCTGCGCGATCCTGATCACGCTGCTGCTGGTCGGCCTGCCGCATGAAAAGGCGAAGCCGGAGCTGTTGGGTGAGGCGGACTGGATCGGCATCGCCGGGCTCGCGCTCGGCCTGGGCGGTCTCACCGTGTTCCTGGAAGACGGTCAGCGCGAGCAGTGGTTCTCGTCCGAGCTGATCCGCTGGATGTTCGCGATCACGATCATCGGCTTCGGCATGATCGCCTGGGGACAGGTCTTCGCCAAGAGCCCGATCGTGAAGTTGAAGCTGCTACGCGATCGTCAGTTCGGCGCAGTCATCTTGATGGGAATCGTGCTGGGCGTCGTCCTTTATGGCACCAGCTATGCCATCCCCCAGTTCCTGGCGGCGATCGCAGGCTATAATGCGTTGCAGGCAGGCAAGGTCGTTTTGCTGTCAGGCATCCCCAGCCTGTTCATGATGGCGATCGTGCCCATCTTGCTGAAGCGGGTCGACATCCGGATCGCGGTCGCGGCGGGTCTGTTCATCATGGGGTTCAGCGCGCTGCTCGATGCGACCCTGACCGCCGGATCCGCAGGCGGCGACTTCACCGAATCGCAGCTGCTGCGAGGCGTCGGGCAGATCCTGGGCATGTTGTTCCTCAGCCAGGCGGTCGTGCGGTCGGTACCGCCGGAGGAAGCGGGCGACGCGTCCGGCCTGTTCAACGCGGCGCGCAATCTGGGCGGCAGCTTCGCACTGGCCGGCATTTCGGTCCTGCAGGACCAACGGATGTGGTTTCACTCGCGCCGGCTGGAGGAGACGCTGAACGCCAACAGCGCCGATGTTCAGGCCTATGTCGGCGGGCTCGGTGCGGCGGTCGGCGACCAGGCCGCCGGCCTGCGGCTGCTCAGCCAGCAGATCCAGCTGCAGGCACTGACGATGACCTACAACGACATCTTCTGGATCATGGGCGTGGGCACCCTGGCCGTGCTGCCGCTCGTCCTCTTCCTTCGGCCGCTGCCCAAGGGCGCCGGCCCGGCGATGGTGCATTGA